Within Calliopsis andreniformis isolate RMS-2024a chromosome 4, iyCalAndr_principal, whole genome shotgun sequence, the genomic segment ATACAGAGTTAAAGACTTACGTTGAAACACATATCCGTGTGTTTCACGCACGCTGACATTTCGTATAGTAATTTTAATGCTTTTGGCACCATCATATTGTGATACATTGAGATACATATTATTTATACTTCTATATAAGGACTTAATGtgtataatgaatattttttacttttattaAGTGAATTTTAACCAGAACGTCATGCAGATCTCTCGACTAATGCAATGCttgcattttttttttaagtataaGAATTTAATAGTTGTATTCCATGCAGTTTGTTAACATGCCCTTTGAAACTgcaatagaatattgatgttactaATTAAACAAAGAATAACACCGTAACGAAAACTGCCAGAGAGAACCAGGTAACTACTACAATTaaacagaaaatattttaatactaaattaatatcgtaacagtaataattactAAGAAGTGCAAATTTTATAATACAAGGGAAGGATTTTATTTCTTGTTTAATTCAGATCTTAAAGTATTTATGTTGTGAAAAgcaaatcataaaatataattagtCGTTTTAGATTTATAAACTATTCACAATCAGGCCTATCATATCAATTGGAAGTAACTTCCATAGATTAAAGATTTCCGAGTCTGATAATGTTACTGTAACGAGTAAGTGGTAAACATAATACGTATGTTTACATTAAATGCGACTGCGTGCATTTCTAATTACTTGTAAGCTGTTTGttcttaatattataatatataatgtacataattCTTATATTAATTACAAGTTAGCAATACATACTGATGTGACATCTGTACATTTAATCCACAGCGTAGGTAGTATTAGATAAAAATTTATACTAAATAATTTCTAGACGtcatatatttctttttttttttaaatagaagatACTTATCAGCTTTCTTTATTAGTTTTTTAAATCTTGAAAAAGCAATTTGGCTTTAATCTGTTCAATTTTCAACATTGTTCTTAAGTCATTCATAGCATATATCACTTTTACAGTATTGAAAAACATAATTATACACTGATCTACTCAATTTAGAACAGTTACTTTTTTACCACGAAATATTTACTTATTGTAATTACTATTTTATAGGAACAACAAATATTAAGTGCAAAGAACAATTCAGACTGATGATTCCTTTCTTTAGTaacaattttataataaaagtTATAGAATAAACATTATAAATGAAATGTTTGCAAATCGTAGAAAATGTAATGTAAGTTCTGAAAAATATTCTTTGACAATATGCGCTAAAACTtagaaatttattattaaaacttacgttgaaaatagaaattttaaatgatggcagctatagctctaTACTGTTTTTTAAAAACAGTTGCTTATGATACTGTAAGACGATAAACGAAATGGTTAAATTATCATTGAAATTTTAATGTGTTGGATAATTTCGGTTAATTATAATCTAAAAATCGTGATCATTATGTATCATAAACTAGATGGCAAGTTGCTGATTAATATTGAAAGACAATTATATagcttatttttattattagaacATTATTTTTTACATTAAAGGACTTGCTTTCTAGTTTCCATTGATTATGTAGCGCTAACTTTACTATCTGTTAGAATCAATCGTTAATTATTACCGTCCTTTGTCATAGTAAAGCATTTTTTATTCTCAGAAATGAGAAGAATAAAAACTGAAACATTTTTACAACACTGCCAATAAACGTTTTTAgttcaaaaataaaattaattctatgtatcaataatatatttaaTCAACGCGCATCTAAAATTATAATGTACGAGATATTTCAAATACATGTTaatcttttaataaaatttatgcAATTTTATTGGCAATGTCTTTCAGTGACTTTGGCCGATAGTGTTCAGTAGGACTTAAAGAATGTTTGAATTAGAAGTAAAAAGAAGGAAAATACAAACTataaatatatgtaaaatataaagaatAAATACGTTTTAGAAAGAGATTTTTATTTATACAAAAAGCTTTTCACATGCTTCATACCATTTTTTCAGTTTTGGCGGATATTTCTTTGGAAAAACTTGTTTAATTGTACACCATGCAGCAATATCTGCTATATCAAGGTTTTCTTTACCAGACCAATTTGTATTTACTTTATCAGCTATTAACGATAgtatttcctgtttcttttGCAATGACTCTTGATAATGTAAAGAATGACATAAATCTAATATTGTGTCGATTGCATTTACTTTTTCTATACAGGTaaaactttcataattatgtaaACTTAATATCCTACTTATATAtcttaaaaaatttgtttcgcCAGTTATATGGTAACTGTGTAGACCAGATACAAGTTGAAGATCTTCGACTGAAAGTAAAACTGTGTATAAGTATAAACTTCAGACTATTAAACAAAGCATTTAATGTGGATATATTTTACCATTTTTCCAGATCAATGTCAAGTTTACAACATTGCTGTTAGGGGAACTTGTAGTTGAATGATGCACTGTAGGTCCTTCTTTACTAACACTTGAGTGAACAAAAGTCTGTACTTTAATGTCTGTATCTTGCCACAGCCTTTGTAATGCTAATATAGAATAGGGAGGTTTTTCTGGATTGGCATTAATGATGAGATTTACATTGATTGGCTCCTAAAAAAAAATGGTGGAgaattaatttcatcaaaattTGTTTTACAAAATTGAAATCTTACATCAGAGAAAAGACATTTGACATTACCTGACTCATGGAACATGTATCCACTACAGCAGTTTGATTTGTTTGTTTCAAGAAGTCACACAGTGTCGATACATGTTTCTTAAGCTCTGCAAGCTGTGCTAATATTTTTTCTTGTCTAATCTCCAGTGTTTTGTACTCTGGTAATGGGCTCTGAAATGAAACATTTCTTTGAAGTACAAAAGGCAATTTTTTTGTTCTTTAAAAGATATTTCTACTGCGCCATACTACCAGTTTCTGGAAGAAAGATATTCATAGAGCAAAGGAAAGTCTTAAAGCAATAGTATTGGAAAAACTGGTAATATGAAATTTAGATGAATTAAATGCCAAAGAGACTATTGTCGTGCCAAATTATCAAGCAAATTTAAATCGATTACAGTTTTATTAGATAGAATAAATGAGAAAACTGACAATGATATGTGTACTATGGAATGAAACACATTCAAATCAGTATTCATTATTATAAATCATTTAAACTCAGTAGTTCTTATTCTAAGATACGAACATATTTCTTTTTAACTCGTGGTCCCAAACCAAAAATATTGTCATTTTCTCTCATATGGAACAGATAACTATGTTTCCTTCCAATACATGAATTTTACTATTTCCAATGAGCATTTTAATAATAAACTTCATATTCATCATCATACATTACTACGTAATGCACTTCTACTTAAATATAATGCTTCTCTCTTAAAAGCTAAAGAATACAAAGAATTAATTCTCAAGTAATGTCAATTCAAACCCTGCAACACACTACAAAAATTTATGACAACACATTTccttcaacaaacatcaattcaattCAGAAAACATTAGTACTCTCCCCACATAAAAGAGGGACGTGAATTCAGCACgtgaaaaaatttcgaaaaaaaaaaaggcGAGTCATAGAATATAGATTTGACAGTTGTCCAGTAACATTATTGTTTAATGGCACAGTAACAGTCACAAGGTGCACACATCTTCCCAGCGGGTTAGGTTCTACGTGTTTGGTTATACAACTGTACTTTGTAGCTTTCAGCTTGCAGTTCTAATTTAGTAAGCCTGCccttctataataattatcgccGCGTTCCCGCTTATCCTTCGTGCAAGCTGAATTTTTTTCCGTCCCGTGGCCGCGTAGTGTCCTGTTAGACGAAAAATTGGAGGGGCAGGCATCGATCAAGCCTGCAGAACCATATTCCCGGTCGATCGTGATTAGTGCTTGTGGAAATTTTGGGAGGAGTCGTGCACAACAAGCTCGTGGGACAGAGGAAAGAACCGCGGCCACCATGCACGAGAAACGCGTGAGTAAACCGTTCATTCGACTTAATAACGTAGCGGTAAGCGGTTTCTTCGCGTCGCCAGGATAACAGAAATGATGAAAACCTTCAAAAAGCTGATAACCTGCTCAGTGATATCGGGCACGATCTTGCTCACGGCATCCGTATGGTCGTCGTCTGTTGATCGTTCCCCGTGAATATTTCGCATTTCGTACATCGTTTTCGTGTGATGCAACGCGCGGGGCAGAGAAACGATCGGTTTCAAGGAGTACATCGTCATCTCGTCGCGCATTTCGTTCGTTCCGTTGATATTGACCAGAGGATGGAAAAAAAACCGATAATTCGAGTTCACATTCGATCGTCGCACTCTCGTTCGTCTATCGTATTTCTCGATTTTCACTGGACGGccatttttctttcatttttcccCCCCTTGCCTCCCTGTCGCGTTTCCGTGTTGCTCACTGACGACGTTCTGACCGCTGATACACAATTCAAAGATGGCGCCTGTGGTTCTCGCTAATTATGTCGTGCCGGGAATTTTCTGCTGGTTTTGACAGATCAGTTTAGAATTTGATTTTCAGTGTTCGTACGAGATGTATTCCAGTGGTGGAATTATTTTTGGTTTTCTCGAATTTTTATTGAGTGTCTCGTCGTTGAGATAATATGGATGATCTAGAATCTAGATACATATGAGCTAATTTGATTGGAGTAGAGTTTGTAATTCAATCAAGTGCGTGATTAGGATGACTGAAGATTATTGTAATAAAGAATTAGTTTCATTATGGTAGCTAGCTTCAATGTCTCTTAGAATTATTCTTAATTCGCGATATTATAGCGAATTTACAATA encodes:
- the LOC143178371 gene encoding putative aminoacyl tRNA synthase complex-interacting multifunctional protein 2 isoform X3 — encoded protein: MRENDNIFGLGPRVKKKYSPLPEYKTLEIRQEKILAQLAELKKHVSTLCDFLKQTNQTAVVDTCSMSQEPINVNLIINANPEKPPYSILALQRLWQDTDIKVQTFVHSSVSKEGPTVHHSTTSSPNSNVVNLTLIWKNVEDLQLVSGLHSYHITGETNFLRYISRILSLHNYESFTCIEKVNAIDTILDLCHSLHYQESLQKKQEILSLIADKVNTNWSGKENLDIADIAAWCTIKQVFPKKYPPKLKKWYEACEKLFV
- the LOC143178371 gene encoding putative aminoacyl tRNA synthase complex-interacting multifunctional protein 2 isoform X2 translates to MRDEMTMYSLKPIVSLPRALHHTKTMYEMRNIHGERSTDDDHTDAVSKIVPDITEQSPLPEYKTLEIRQEKILAQLAELKKHVSTLCDFLKQTNQTAVVDTCSMSQEPINVNLIINANPEKPPYSILALQRLWQDTDIKVQTFVHSSVSKEGPTVHHSTTSSPNSNVVNLTLIWKNVEDLQLVSGLHSYHITGETNFLRYISRILSLHNYESFTCIEKVNAIDTILDLCHSLHYQESLQKKQEILSLIADKVNTNWSGKENLDIADIAAWCTIKQVFPKKYPPKLKKWYEACEKLFV
- the LOC143178371 gene encoding putative aminoacyl tRNA synthase complex-interacting multifunctional protein 2 isoform X1; translation: MRDEMTMYSLKPIVSLPRALHHTKTMYEMRNIHGERSTDDDHTDAVSKIVPDITEQVISFLKSPLPEYKTLEIRQEKILAQLAELKKHVSTLCDFLKQTNQTAVVDTCSMSQEPINVNLIINANPEKPPYSILALQRLWQDTDIKVQTFVHSSVSKEGPTVHHSTTSSPNSNVVNLTLIWKNVEDLQLVSGLHSYHITGETNFLRYISRILSLHNYESFTCIEKVNAIDTILDLCHSLHYQESLQKKQEILSLIADKVNTNWSGKENLDIADIAAWCTIKQVFPKKYPPKLKKWYEACEKLFV